Proteins from one Chitinophaga oryzae genomic window:
- a CDS encoding sensor histidine kinase, with protein sequence MFIASITMMLHFKRILKNRPVVVSLHILGWVCFLFFPFFIYRIQILHKTFFVKELIDNLFLIAIFYLNIYVLIPRYFNRQKIVQYLCTVILLVVFITAQQAALDFYFFRNFIGRGPMMTVRMDKAKLANDVTTRAFPSFNQRYDMREEEGVRLTASAMATPLGSTKVHIATMAKPVVTTMPMPPPRWFRVIEDKVSFWDYLLFPEVLRRSGFFALLMLFMSGFIKIAVEWFESEKQREALKVEKLNAELKFLKSQINPHFLFNCLNTIYSLAHKQSGQTEHAILKLSTIMRYMIYESNEDKVQLEQELKYLQDYIDIQRLRLSQDIDISCHLKGQASGFLIEPMLLVPFVENAFKHGVSYAEESFINIDITITENMIRLIVRNSLFKERVSERGGIGLQNVLKRLDMLYHGDHEITITETDNQFIVDLKIVLKK encoded by the coding sequence ATGTTTATCGCATCAATTACAATGATGCTCCATTTCAAACGTATATTAAAGAATCGCCCGGTCGTCGTCTCCCTGCACATATTGGGATGGGTATGTTTTTTATTCTTTCCTTTTTTTATTTACCGCATCCAGATCCTGCATAAAACTTTTTTTGTCAAGGAGCTGATTGACAACCTCTTTCTGATCGCCATTTTCTACCTGAATATCTATGTGCTGATACCACGTTATTTCAACCGGCAGAAGATTGTACAGTACCTCTGCACCGTGATATTGCTGGTGGTGTTTATTACCGCACAGCAGGCGGCGCTTGACTTTTATTTTTTCCGCAACTTCATCGGCCGTGGCCCGATGATGACCGTGCGGATGGATAAAGCCAAATTGGCCAATGATGTAACAACCAGGGCGTTTCCTTCGTTTAACCAACGTTACGACATGAGAGAGGAGGAAGGAGTGCGGTTAACTGCCAGCGCAATGGCCACACCGCTGGGTAGTACCAAAGTACATATCGCCACCATGGCCAAACCGGTGGTGACTACCATGCCAATGCCGCCGCCACGCTGGTTCCGGGTCATCGAAGACAAAGTCTCTTTCTGGGATTACCTGTTGTTCCCGGAAGTACTTCGCCGCTCTGGTTTTTTTGCGTTGCTGATGCTGTTTATGAGCGGATTCATCAAAATTGCCGTGGAGTGGTTTGAAAGTGAAAAACAACGGGAAGCGTTGAAAGTGGAAAAACTGAATGCAGAACTGAAATTCCTGAAGTCGCAAATAAATCCGCATTTTCTTTTTAATTGTCTGAATACTATCTATTCACTGGCACATAAACAATCAGGACAAACAGAACATGCGATCCTGAAGTTGTCAACCATTATGCGGTATATGATCTACGAATCCAACGAGGATAAAGTACAACTGGAACAGGAACTGAAATATCTACAGGACTACATCGATATACAACGGTTGCGGCTGTCACAGGACATTGACATCTCCTGTCATTTAAAAGGCCAGGCGTCGGGCTTCCTGATAGAACCTATGCTGCTGGTGCCTTTTGTGGAGAATGCTTTTAAGCACGGCGTCAGCTACGCAGAGGAATCCTTTATCAACATCGATATCACTATTACCGAAAATATGATCAGATTAATTGTCAGAAACAGCCTCTTTAAAGAGCGGGTATCCGAAAGAGGCGGTATCGGGTTACAGAACGTATTGAAAAGACTGGACATGCTCTATCACGGAGACCATGAAATCACTATCACGGAAACAGACAACCAGTTTATTGTGGATCTTAAAATAGTATTGAAAAAATGA
- a CDS encoding LytR/AlgR family response regulator transcription factor has protein sequence MIKCIAVDDEPLALEILEDYIRKVPFLQLAGKFENAANALRFIQEEPVDLVFLDIKMPDITGIQFLKSLKYPPMVIFTTAYGEYALDGFNLDVVDYLLKPVPFERFLKAAAKAGETFTANQQKAAPSDTATFANDYIFIKTEYKIIKINLEDILFIEALKDYTKIYTPNLPVLTLRSLKSFETRLPADKFIRVHRSYLVSLNKINSVEKNTVMIANQSIPISDGYRDRFYDLINRNS, from the coding sequence ATGATAAAGTGTATCGCTGTGGATGACGAGCCGCTGGCACTGGAAATACTGGAGGACTATATCCGCAAAGTACCTTTCCTTCAGCTGGCCGGTAAGTTTGAAAACGCCGCCAATGCCCTGCGCTTTATCCAGGAAGAACCGGTGGACCTGGTGTTTCTGGATATAAAAATGCCGGATATTACCGGCATACAGTTCCTGAAGTCCCTGAAGTATCCGCCGATGGTCATCTTTACCACCGCGTATGGTGAATATGCGCTCGACGGCTTTAACCTCGATGTAGTGGATTATCTGTTGAAACCCGTTCCGTTCGAACGTTTCCTGAAAGCGGCCGCCAAAGCCGGAGAGACGTTTACGGCCAACCAGCAGAAGGCGGCTCCCTCCGATACGGCCACCTTTGCCAACGACTACATCTTTATCAAAACGGAATATAAAATCATCAAGATCAATCTTGAAGACATTCTTTTCATCGAAGCACTCAAAGACTATACGAAAATTTATACTCCCAATCTGCCCGTGCTGACGCTGCGCAGCCTCAAGTCATTCGAAACCCGCCTGCCGGCCGATAAGTTTATCCGCGTGCACCGCTCTTACCTGGTGTCACTCAATAAAATCAATTCGGTGGAAAAAAATACGGTGATGATCGCCAACCAGTCCATCCCCATCAGCGACGGCTACCGCGACCGGTTTTATGACCTCATCAACAGGAACTCTTGA
- a CDS encoding DUF4907 domain-containing protein — MTKRKLIWAVPVALLLLLAAYRRHLYSSQDADMVQLTVVPFETAGGWGYRVMVDHRSFICQDVIPGIAGNRPFRTKEDAQKVGQAVVEKLMARQRPTMTLTELIKMQVAGVQ; from the coding sequence ATGACTAAACGAAAATTAATCTGGGCCGTTCCGGTGGCGCTACTGCTGTTGCTGGCAGCATACCGGCGTCATCTGTATTCTTCGCAGGATGCAGATATGGTGCAGCTGACAGTCGTTCCCTTTGAAACGGCTGGTGGCTGGGGCTACCGGGTAATGGTGGACCATCGTTCCTTCATCTGCCAGGATGTGATTCCCGGTATCGCGGGCAACAGGCCCTTCCGCACAAAAGAAGATGCGCAAAAGGTAGGGCAGGCAGTGGTGGAAAAACTGATGGCGCGCCAAAGACCAACGATGACACTAACGGAATTAATAAAGATGCAGGTGGCTGGCGTGCAATAA
- a CDS encoding Kelch repeat-containing protein — protein sequence MRYLKGYSLLLVASLVACSKDSSTTTKVGNWIKRSEFEGVGRSAAASFVIDNKAYVGTGYDGENRLQDFWVFDVTLNQWTQKAPFPGVGRSGAVGMAMAGKGYIGTGYDGLNKLNDFYQYDPVANTWARKADFAGTARYGAVAFALNDKGYIATGYDGNWLKDNWRYDPVANAWTQVQSLTSGKRQDANVFVINNKAYLCMGVANGSYVSDFYSFDGTSETWTQLRAIDNVTDQSFDDDYNFKGSGAASFAMRGLGYVVSGTKTSLSSAVWEYNPGTDLWVQKTDFEGAARNGATGFAVKDRGFVVLGTSSSQPFDNMFEFDPTAEYNQYD from the coding sequence ATGCGTTATTTAAAAGGTTACAGTTTATTATTGGTCGCTTCCCTGGTGGCCTGTTCCAAGGACTCCTCCACGACTACTAAAGTGGGCAACTGGATCAAACGTTCTGAGTTTGAAGGCGTAGGCAGAAGCGCTGCCGCTTCCTTTGTGATAGATAATAAAGCTTATGTTGGCACCGGTTACGATGGTGAAAACAGGCTGCAGGATTTCTGGGTGTTTGATGTGACCCTGAACCAGTGGACGCAGAAAGCGCCGTTCCCCGGCGTAGGCCGCAGTGGCGCGGTCGGTATGGCCATGGCCGGAAAAGGATACATCGGTACGGGGTATGATGGCCTTAACAAGCTGAATGATTTTTACCAGTACGATCCCGTTGCTAATACCTGGGCCCGTAAAGCGGATTTTGCCGGTACGGCGCGGTATGGCGCCGTCGCTTTTGCACTGAACGATAAAGGATATATCGCCACAGGGTATGACGGCAACTGGCTGAAAGACAACTGGCGCTACGATCCGGTGGCCAATGCATGGACACAGGTACAAAGCCTTACCAGCGGTAAAAGACAGGATGCCAACGTTTTTGTGATCAATAATAAGGCTTACCTGTGCATGGGTGTCGCTAATGGCAGCTATGTGTCGGATTTCTATTCGTTTGACGGCACTTCCGAAACGTGGACGCAGCTGCGTGCTATCGATAATGTGACCGATCAGAGCTTCGACGACGACTATAATTTCAAAGGCAGCGGCGCCGCGTCTTTCGCGATGCGCGGCCTGGGATACGTGGTGTCCGGTACCAAAACAAGCCTGTCGTCTGCCGTATGGGAGTACAACCCGGGTACGGACCTGTGGGTACAGAAAACGGATTTTGAAGGGGCGGCGCGCAACGGAGCTACCGGCTTCGCGGTGAAAGACAGGGGCTTTGTGGTGCTGGGTACCAGCTCCAGCCAGCCATTCGATAATATGTTTGAATTTGACCCAACGGCGGAATATAACCAGTATGACTAA